The Mytilus galloprovincialis chromosome 4, xbMytGall1.hap1.1, whole genome shotgun sequence genome contains a region encoding:
- the LOC143070665 gene encoding cysteinyl leukotriene receptor 2-like: protein MESNCSEHIVYGIKQIPAYYRFPLVQTNFSLNSDCNCENNFWIYSEYNAAIYLWKIVPPILLLLGTVGNVLSILVLRRPTIRKSVCSLYLVMLAIIDLLVLYTGILRQWILNTFDFDIRATSSAACKIHIWILYSSMDYSAWILIAVTIERVLLLWFPNKMQCVCTKKVAMLVLISIASFLLLVNSHILYGYELSNGKTANHCHYVSKSYLQFWIFSWPSIDLVIFCIIPGSFLVVGNILIFVKVLISRRAINRQVSTYSTSSQQRRDSKFSSMTAMLIAVNCVFLVCNIPSRAFMIENTSWSFDTCGHNYAKMSLLWCIFNLLMYVNNSVNFLLYIISGSRFRNEIKEIFKRRKQNHIAAALIPNRPLAIKIRNSSDIYTITQNVSSEKMLDSKC, encoded by the coding sequence ATGGAAAGCAACTGTTCTGAACACATTGTTTATGGCATAAAACAAATTCCTGCATATTATAGATTTCCTCTTGTACAAACTAATTTCAGCTTGAATTCAGATTGCAACTGCGAAAACAATTTTTGGATATATTCTGAATACAATGCTGCAATTTATCTTTGGAAAATTGTTCCTCCGATTCTATTGCTTCTGGGAACTGTTGGAAATGTGTTGTCAATTCTGGTATTACGTCGACCAACTATTAGGAAATCTGTGTGTAGCTTGTATTTAGTTATGTTGGCCATAATCGATTTATTGGTTTTATATACAGGCATACTGCGACAGTGGATTCTGAACACATTTGATTTCGATATACGCGCTACAAGTTCTGCAGCATGCAAAATACATATATGGATATTATATTCATCTATGGACTATTCAGCATGGATTCTTATTGCCGTGACCATTGAACGTGTTCTGCTGCTATGGTTTCCAAATAAAATGCAATGTGTTTGCACGAAGAAAGTGGCTATGTTGGTTCTAATCAGTATTGCGTCATTCCTACTTTTAGTTAACAGCCACATTCTATATGGTTATGAATTATCGAATGGCAAAACTGCAAACCATTGTCATTATGTTTCAAAATCATATTTACAGTTTTGGATATTTTCGTGGCCATCTATCGACCTTGTAATATTTTGCATAATACCAGGTAGTTTTTTGGTTGTTGGaaacattcttatatttgtaaaagttttaatCTCTAGAAGAGCAATCAATCGTCAAGTCTCTACGTACAGTACCTCATCCCAGCAGCGAAGAGATTCGAAATTTTCATCAATGACCGCTATGCTTATAGCGGTTAACTGTGTCTTCCTTGTGTGTAACATTCCTAGCCGAGCTTTTATGATTGAAAATACTTCATGGAGTTTTGATACATGTGGCCATAACTATGCTAAAATGTCATTACTATGGTGTATCTTTAATTTATTGATGTATGTTAATAACAGTGTCAactttttattgtatattattaGCGGAAGTAGATTTCGgaatgaaattaaagaaatttttaaaCGGAGAAAACAAAACCATATAGCAGCGGCACTCATACCAAATAGACCATTGGCAATTAAAATACGGAACTCTTCagatatatatacaataacaCAAAATGTATCATCAGAAAAAATGCTCGACTCAAAATGTTAG
- the LOC143071052 gene encoding expansin-YoaJ-like gives IALNRPQFFNSLSCGMCFKVHGSGKGLGSDPIVGDSTVFVKDLCPECLAGSVDLAENGDGRWEVEIQAVQCPVGSTKLEYKFQGSNPWYLKLQVRNARIPVTGLSVWQPKSHRWAAMHHSSDGFWLMGPGLFEKPVHPSAHTPLKMKLTGANGVVIEDQITQMGERKG, from the exons ATTGCATTGAATAGACCACAGTTCTTCAACTCATTGTCTTGTGGAATGTGCTTTAAG gTACATGGTAGTGGAAAAGGGTTAGGAAGTGATCCTATTGTAGGAGATTCTACCGTGTTTGTCAAAGATTTATGCCCAGAATGCCTTGCTG GGTCCGTAGACCTAGCTGAAAACGGAGATGGCAGATGGGAAGTAGAAATACAAGCAGTTCAATGTCCAGTAGGCAGCACAAAATTGGAATACAAATTCCAGGGAAGTAATCCATGGTACCTTAAACTCCAAGTTAGGAATGCAAG AATTCCAGTCACTGGACTGTCAGTATGGCAACCGAAAAGTCATAGATGGGCTGCTATGCATCACTCCTCAGACGGATTTTGGTTAATGGGCCCAGGTCTTTTCGAGAAACCAGTTCATCCCTCTGCTCATACTCCACTGAAAATGAAATTAACAGGTGCAAATGGTGTTGTGATAGAAGATCAAATTACTCAAATGG GAGAAAGAAAAGgttaa